One genomic window of Glycine soja cultivar W05 chromosome 9, ASM419377v2, whole genome shotgun sequence includes the following:
- the LOC114368024 gene encoding putative protein FAR1-RELATED SEQUENCE 10, with amino-acid sequence MASMPSKNICIRRQQCPCGDWKCYITYEGDAEEGSAAPELVKAEKASSGAMVTPYVGMVFKSDDDAFEYYGNFARKNGFSIRKERSRISPQLGIYKRDFVCYRSGFAPVKKKPNGEHHRDRKSVRCGCDAKMYLSKEVVEGVSQWFVVQFSNVHNHELLEDDQVRLLPAYRKIHEADQERILLLSKAGFPIHRIVKMLELEKGIQGGQLPFLERDVRNFVQNRKKVVQENEALLSEKRENDVLELLEACKAMKEADDDFVYDFTVDANDKVENVAWSYSDSVNANAMFGDVVYFDSSHRSVTYGLLFGVWFGIDSYGRTIFFGCVLLQDETPQSFSWALQTFVRFMRGRCPQTILTDLDPGLRDAIRSEFPGTKHVIPHWNILYKVPCWFSPPLGSRYTEFKSEFDALFHIENTEEFEHQWRQMISLFELGSDKHTDLLYSVRASWAQAYVRGYFLAQMATIAYSKSIDAFLKGIFTAHTCLRSFFEQVGISASFQHQAHQETQYIHLKTCIPIEEHARSILTPFAFNALQQELLLAMQYAASEMANGSYIVRHFKSMDGEWLVIWLAEDDQIHCSCKEFESSGILCRHALRVLVIKNYFQLPDKYFLGRWRRECSLLVDDDQNNLGIGEEWFQEYQSLAETLFQESSITKERSDYVRKELTKELTRLLNEVRNLPEADGVCMNTSVSPAN; translated from the exons ATGGCGTCCATGCCTTCGAAAAACATATGTATTCGGAGGCAACAATGCCCTTGTGGAGATTGGAAATGTTATATTACATATGAGGGTGATGCTGAGGAGGGTTCTGCAGCACCAGAATTGGTGAAGGCAGAGAAAGCCTCTTCTGGGGCTATGGTTACTCCCTATGTTGGAATGGTGTTTAAGAGTGATGATGATGCTTTTGAGTATTATGGCAATTTTGCTAGGAAGAATGGGTTCTCTATTAGGAAGGAAAGATCTAGAATTAGCCCTCAGTTGGGGATTTACAAGCGTGATTTTGTTTGTTACCGGTCTGGCTTTGCCCCCGTGAAGAAGAAGCCTAATGGAGAACACCATAGAGATAGGAAATCGGTCAGGTGTGGATGCGATGCAAAGATGTATCTCTCCAAGGAGGTTGTAGAAGGGGTTTCCCAGTGGTTTGTTGTGCAGTTTAGTAATGTGCACAATCATGAACTTCTGGAAGATGATCAAGTGCGGCTTTTGCCCGCGTATCGTAAGATTCATGAGGCTGATCAAGAGCGTATACTCTTGCTTTCCAAAGCAGGGTTTCCGATACATCGGATAGTGAAAATGCTTGAGCTGGAGAAGGGGATTCAAGGGGGGCAACTGCCTTTCTTGGAAAGGGATGTGAGGAACTTTGTTCAAAACCGCAAGAAGGTTGTTCAAGAGAACGAGGCATTGCTCAgtgagaagagagaaaatgatGTATTGGAACTTCTTGAGGCGTGCAAAGCCATGAAAGAAGCAGATGATGACTTTGTTTATGATTTTACTGTGGATGCGAATGATAAGGTTGAAAATGTAGCTTGGTCGTATAGTGACTCGGTTAATGCAAATGCTATGTTTGGTGATGTGGTTTATTTTGACTCTTCTCATCGATCGGTCACTTATGGATTGCTTTTTGGAGTATGGTTTGGTATTGATAGCTACGGTAGAACCATTTTTTTTGGCTGTGTTTTATTGCAGGATGAAACGCCCCAATCCTTCTCATGGGCATTACAG ACTTTTGTCCGGTTCATGAGAGGGAGATGTCCACAAACTATTCTAACTGATCTAGACCCAGGGCTTAGAGATGCCATTAGAAGTGAATTTCCAGGAACTAAACATGTCATTCCTCATTGGAATATTCTATACAAGGTACCCTGTTGGTTTTCTCCTCCTCTGGGTTCCCGGTATACAGAATTTAAATCTGAGTTTGATGCCTTATTTCACATTGAGAATACAGAAGAATTTGAACATCAGTGGAGACAGATGATTTCTCTGTTTGAACTTGGTTCAGACAAACATACTGATTTATTATATTCTGTTCGAGCATCTTGGGCACAAGCCTATGTAAGAGGTTACTTTCTGGCTCAAATGGCAACAATAGCCTACTCAAAGTCTATAGATGCATTTTTGAAAGGGATCTTCACTGCACATACGTGTTTGCGTAGCTTTTTTGAGCAG GTTGGCATTTCTGCAAGTTTTCAACATCAAGCACACCAGGAGACTCAATATATACATCTCAAAACTTGCATACCAATTGAAGAGCATGCACGAAGCATTCTCACACCTTTTGCTTTTAATGCCTTGCAGCAAGAGTTATTGCTGGCAATGCAATACGCTGCGTCCGAAATGGCCAACGGATCATATATTGTCCGGCACTTCAAAAGCATGGATGGAGAATGGCTTGTAATCTGGTTGGCAGAAGATGATCAGATACATTGCTCTTGCAAGGAATTTGAATCATCAGGAATACTATGCAGGCATGCTCTTCGTGTACTTGTAATAAAGAATTACTTTCAGCTGCCTGATAAATACTTTTTAGGTAGATGGAGACGGGAATGCTCATTACTTGTTGATGATGATCAAAATAATCTGGGTATtggtgaggaatggtttcaagaATATCAGTCCCTCGCTGAAACTTTATTTCAAGAATCATCAATTACAAAGGAGCGATCTGACTATGTTCGGAAAGAACTGACAAAAGAACTTACTAGGCTTCTTAATGAGGTTAGAAATCTCCCTGAGGCTGATGGAGTCTGCATGAACACGTCTGTTTCACCAGCCAACTAG